The DNA region ATTCATAGATTTATAATCTTAGCTTGTAAGGACATTTTTCTACATAAGGGGGAAGCCGATGATACAGACCAGATTAGACAAATTGGGCATTGTGTTACCTCAGGCAAGTGCGCCTGCGGCGAAGTATGCCAATGCGGTGATTGTTAACGGAATCATGTATGTGTCCGGTAAAGGGCCCGATACGCGAGAGCGTGGCAAACTCGGGGAGGAGTTTACAACAGAGCAGGGATATGATTTTGCCCGAAATGCTGCCATTCGAGGTATTGGCTGTCGTTCAGGAAGTGCTAGGTTCGCTGGATCGGGTGAAGCGGGTGGTCAAGGTGCAGGGGTTCATCAATGCTACGGCCTCGTATGAGGAGCACCATAAAGTGTTAAACGGTTTCTCAGATCTGATGCTGGATGTGTTCGGAGAACAGGGTGTGCACGCCCGCTCGGTATTTGGTGCTGTATCCGTGAGGGATAACTTGCCGCTTATCATTGACTCCATATTCCAGGTGGAGGAGTAGATTGCATGACCAATTCGGCTTCAATTAATCCGTTAATGCTGTCCTTTCCCGAAAGCTTTGATACACCGCGATTGACCATTCGTGCCCCGAGGTGGGGAGATGGAGCGGCAGTGAATGAAGCAATCCGGGAAAGTGCGGAACAATTGCGTTTGTGGCTGCCTTTTGCCGAGAACATACCTTCATTGGAGGAATCGGAAGCGACTGTTCGCAAAGCCAGACTGCAATTTCTGGAGCGTACCGACATGATGCTTCATTTACGTGACAGATTTACGGATGAATTCGTAGGTAGCAGCGGACTGCATCGAATAGACTGGAATGCACGCTGTTTCGAGATCGGTTACTGGATTAGAACTTCGCGTGCTGGTGAGGGTCTCATGACAGAAGCAGTCAGAGGCATTGAGCACTTTGCAATAACTTATCTGGAGGCAAACCGGCTGGAAATTCGCTGCGATGCACGCAATGTACGAAGTGCCAAGGTGGCTGAGCGGGCAGGGTATACGCTGGAAGGAATATTGCGGAAGATGCGTCGTGACAGTACAGGTACGCTGGTGGATCTGATGGTGTTTGCCAAGGTAAGAGGCGATGAGTTCGAATGAAAAAACAGTTTTGATTAGAAGTGAAACAAAGAATGAATCGGGAA from Paenibacillus sp. JNUCC-31 includes:
- a CDS encoding GNAT family N-acetyltransferase, which encodes MTNSASINPLMLSFPESFDTPRLTIRAPRWGDGAAVNEAIRESAEQLRLWLPFAENIPSLEESEATVRKARLQFLERTDMMLHLRDRFTDEFVGSSGLHRIDWNARCFEIGYWIRTSRAGEGLMTEAVRGIEHFAITYLEANRLEIRCDARNVRSAKVAERAGYTLEGILRKMRRDSTGTLVDLMVFAKVRGDEFE